The DNA window AAAATTTCTAGAATCACCATTTTTTGGTTGGGGAGTTGGCTACACTTTAGAACTTGAAAAAATATACAATATTAGACCACATAATATGTATTTATTATTTATGCTTGAACATGGATTTTTAGGAGCTTTATTTTTACCTTTTTTAGTTATATCTGTAACACAAAACGCGAGTAAAAGAACTCAAAATATCAGTTTGGCTTTTGCTGCTTTAATTCTGACATGGGCAATATTTAGCCATAACATTTTTGAACAGCGTGAATTTCTACTTATGTTTTCATTAATAGCTGCGATGAATGTAACCAGCCACTTTGAACAAAAATATCAAAAAATGCAAAAATTATGAAAATTATTTATGTGACTACTGAACTCTCTACAGGTACAGGCGGGGGTGAAAGAATGCTTTACAACATCCTATCTAAAATCAATCTTTCCCGGTTTAGTCCTGTTGTGGTTTCTTTGATGGATCGGGGGATATGGGGCGATTCTATTGAAGCATTGGGTATTCCAGTTCATACGTTGGGAATGAAAGCAGGACAGCCGACATTAGAAGCCACTTGGCAATTAATTCGTACAGTACGGCAACATAATCCCGATCTGATTCAAGGCTGGATGTATCACGGTAATTTTGCTGCGCAATTAGCTGGTGCTTTTTTATTCAAGAAAACACCGATTTTATGGAATATTCAATGTTCACTTGATTCTTTGACTCAACTTGATAATAAAATGACCGCAACTATTGTTAAAAGTTGTGCTTATCTATCTCGGTTGACTAGCAAAATTGTGTTTGTTTCTCAAACTAGTAAAGTACAACATGAAGCTTTGGGATATTGCCAAAAAAAAAGCTACGTAATTCCTAATTCTTGTGATACTTCACTATTTAAACCATTGTTGGAGGCTAAATCAAGTGTTAGGTCAGAACTAGGTTTATCAGAAAATACTCTACTGATTGGATTGATGGGTCGCTATCATCCAATGAAAGACCATACAAATTTTCTTCAAGCTGCTGCTATTCTCTTAAAAGAATATTCTCATACCCATTTTCTTTTAGCTGGTTCTGGAGTCAATCCAGAGAATCATACTTTGCAACGTTTAATTGAAGATTTAAAAATTGGCGATCGCATCCACTTGTTAGGGCATCGCAGTGATATGCCTCGTCTTAATGCTGCTGTTGATATTGCTACTTCTTGTTCTGCTTTTGGAGAAGGATGGCCTTTAGTAGTAGGGGAGGCTATGTCTTGCGGTGTGCCTTGTGTTGTTACAAATGTGAGTGATTCAGCGTCGATTGTAGGTAATACAGGACGGGTAGTACCTCCACAAAATTCAGAGGCATTGGCTCAAGCTTGGAAAGAGTTAATTGATATTGGTTCAAAGGGCAGAGAAGCATTAGGAAAATCAGCACGAGCCAGAATAATCGAATACTTTTCTTTAGACTCAGTTGTTGATCAGTATGAAGCATTATATGAAAGTGTTTTGTCACAAAATAAATTATTTGAAAAATTTGTAGTCAATTTAGGGAGATAATATGAAATCTAACCTTGATATAAAAGTAGTCGAAGGATTTGGTGATGAATGGAGCAGATTCGACCAATCTACTCTTTCTCAAGCAGAACATCTAGAAATGTTCTACGAGTATTTCGATATCTTTCCTTGGTATACCCTGCCAAAAGATGCGGTTGGTTTTGATGTTGGATGTGGTAGTGGTAGGTGGGCAAAGTTAGTAGCTCCGAGAGTGGGTAAGTTACACTGCATAGATCCTAGTAGCGCTGCTTTAGATGTAGCTAAAAAAAATCTAAGTAAAATGTCAAATTGTGAATTCCATTTAGCAGGAGTTGATCATCTGCCTTTAGAAAACAATTCTGCCGATTTTGGTTATGCATTAGGTGTGCTGCATCATACTCCTGATCCTGCTAGCGGCATCAAAATTTGTGTTTCAAAACTTAAACAATCAGCTCCATTTTTGCTCTATTTATACTATAAATTTGATAATAGACCTTTGTGGTTTTACTTACTCTGGCAAATAACTGAGCCTGTTCGCTTTTTGATATCTCGTTCACCTTATTCACTTAGGTATTTACTTAGTCAAATCATTGCAATTTTCATTTATTTTCCCCTTGCTCAGGGTGCATTGCTGCTAGAAAAGCTTGGATTCAATGTAGATTCTTTTCCTCTTTCCGCGTATAGAAACAGAAGTTTTTATGTCATGCGGACTGATGCTTTGGATCGGTTTGGTACAAAATTAGAAAAGCGATTCACCAAAAAAGAAATTCAAAAAATGATGGAAGATGCAGGTTTGGAAAGAATCAGTTTTAGGAATTCTGCTCCTTACTGGTGTGCAATAGGTTACAAAAAATAGGTGGAATAAATGGATGTGTGGTATAACTGGTTTTTTCAATCCCTCTGCACAAACTAGTTCTGAGCAAATGCAGGTAATTGTTCAGGCTATGTCCTCTACATTAGTTCATCGTGGCCCTGATGATGGAGGTAGCTGGGTTGATGCAGAGATGGGAATTGCCTTGGGGCATCGGCGACTGGCGATTGTAGATCTTTCACCAGAAGGACATCAACCGATGGTGTCTGCTGACGATCGCTATATGATTGTTTTTAATGGTGAGATTTACAACTTTTTAGAATTACGGCATGAACTCGAACAACTAGGACACCGCTTTCGCAGTCATTCTGATACTGAGGTGATGCTGGCTAGTTTTAGCCAATGGGGTTTAAATGGGGCAATTAAGCGCTTTAACGGGATGTTTGCCTTTGCTTTATGGGATCGGCAAGCACAGGTTTTGCATTTAGGGCGCGATCGCTTGGGTGAAAAGCCCCTTTATTACGGTTGGATCAATCAGACGCTGCTATTCGCTTCGGAATTAAAAGCTCTGAAAGCTTATCCCCATTTCCAGGCTCAAATCAACCGAGATGCTTTGACTTTGTTTCTCCGGTTTAGCTACATTCCTGCACCTTATTCAATCTACGAAGGCATCTATAAATTGCCACCTGGTTGTGTCCTCACCTGGAATGGTATAGAACCTTATTCTCAACCGACATCTTACTGGTCTGTTAAGGAAACTGCCCACAAGGGCATTGCTGAACCCTTCATAGGTTCAGAACAGGAAGCAATAGCACAGTTAACAGCTTTGCTACAAGATGCTGTGAAACTGCGAATGGTTGCAGATGTACCCTTGGGTGCTTTTCTCTCAGGAGGTATTGATTCTTCCACAGTCATAGCCCTGATGCAGGCTCAAAGTAGGCAACCCGTTAGAACATTTAGCATCGGTTTTAATGAAGATGTTTACAACGAAGCCCAGTATGCTAAGGAGGTAGCACGGCATCTAGGCACAGATCACACAGAACTTTATGTAACTCCACAAGAGGCACTTGCTGTTATCCCTAAGCTACCAACGCTTTACGATGAACCATTCTCAGATTCCTCTGGTATACCTACCTTTCTGGTATCGCAACTAGCTAAACAAGATGTAACAGTTAGTCTTTCAGGCGATGGTGGCGATGAACTGTTTGCAGGATACAATCGCTATTTCTGGGGTCGCAGTATTTGGCAGAAAATAGGGTGGATGCCACCAAAATTACGCAAGGATGCAGTTGGTGTTTTAACTCACATCTCACCCCTAGTGAAGAATAGTGCTTTTGCTGGCTTTAGCAACTTAATACCAGCTAAATTCAAACCACTTTTGCTTGGAGATACATTGCACAAGCTGAGTGAAATTTTGGCAGTTGCTAATCCTGAGATGATGTACACTCATCTGGTTTCCCATTGGAAACAACCAGAAACTTTAGTCAGAGGTGGTTTAGAACTACCTACAGCTTTAAGCGATCGCCAATGCTGGGCTAATTTACCCGACTTCACTCAACGGATGATGTATCTTGATGCAGTGACTTATTTACCCGACGATATCCTAGTCAAGGTAGATCGAGCCAGTATGGGTGTGAGTTTAGAAGGGCGGATACCACTATTAGATCACCGTATAGTAGAATTTGCTTGGCGTCTGCCGCTAGCTATGAAAATTCGCAACGGGCAGGGTAAGTGGCTACTGCGCCAAGTTTTGTATAAGTATGTTCCTCAAAATCTGATTGAGCGTCCGAAGATGGGATTCAACATTCCCATTGATAGCTGGCTACGTGGTACTTTGCGAGACTGGGCAGAGACACTGCTAGATGAAAGTCGGTTGCGGCAAGAAGGATTTTTAAACCCACAGCCGATTCGGCAGAAATGGAAAGAACATCTTTTGGGCGATCGCGACTGGCAATACTATCTATGGGATGTGCTGATGTTCCAGGCGTGGCTGGAAAACAACTAGATATACAGTATCGCTAGCGGCAAAAGATATTAAGTAAATCGTAGTGGCAAGTTATATATGAATTGGGCTTACCTCTGTGTACGGGTGTATATACTCTTGGTTTGCATTTAATACTGAAAGTTAGATATTGAATAAGAGTATATCGCTAAGGTCGATAGCGTAAAAAATGACTTTTTAAATATGGCTGATTAGGCACGAATGGATAAAATATATTCTAAGAAAAAGAAACAAATAAAATTCTCTTATTTTCTATGGGTGCTGGGAGCGCTATTAATTTTGCTTGCTTGTGCAAACATCAGCATTTTATTAGCAAAGAATTCCTCTTCACTAGCTCCTATTGTGTGGGTAGCTTCTAGTATGGAAAGAATCGGACGAGAAGACAAACCAGGAACTACAAACTCTATTGAACTTTATGCGGCTCGTGGAGAATATGAACCCTTTCAAATCATCATTCAGGCACCACCAGGTGGTCTTAAAAATGTGAATGTTACGGTTTCAAATTTGTATGGTAAAAACCAACAAATCATACCCCAGCAAAATATTACACTTTACCGAGAGCATTACGTTCATGTTCGTTATTCCAGTCCTAAATGGGGAGGTACTAAAAATCCACCATTAAACCCTGGTTGGTATGCCGATGGACTTATTCCTTTTCTAGATCCAGTAACTGGAAAACCTCCTAAGAAAGCTGATTTAAAAGCAGTTCCATTTCAACTTGTTGCCAAACAAAATCAACCAATTTGGGGCGATATATTTGTACCTCGCAACACACAACCTGGACAATATACAGGCAAGTTTACTGTTACAAGTAGTCAAGGGAAAGTCGAGGGCAAAATACTCTTAAAAGTTTGGAACTTTGAACTACCTCTAAAACCATCGCTTAATTCTTCTTTTTCATTTTGGGAAGCTGGTACTAAAAGTGCTAATGAAGAACTCCTCAAACACAAGCTTATGCCTGAAGATGTGAATACGGAGGACAAACATGAATTAGTTAATAAGTGGGGGCTTGTTTCTACGAACCTTGGTTTTTGGAGCAAAGCGAATATTAAGAACTGCCAGATGGTTCCAGCTCCTTCTGTGAAGCAATTGCAGACAACTGCTTCGCGCTATCAGCCTGGCTTGTTGCTATATAACTACACGGCTGATGAGATTGATAATTGTCCAAATCTTTACACCACGATTAAGCAGTGGGCGCGAAATCTGCACTCGGCTGGGATTGCTAACCTCATCACTATGAAACCAGTACCTGAGCTTTATGATGACGGTTTAGGAAATGGGCGCTCTGCCGTAGATATATGGGTTTTGCTGCCGAGAATGTATGATGAGGCGCGAGAAAGAGTATTGTATGTACTTAATAAGGGAAACCAAGTTTGGTCTTACAACGCTTTAGTGCAAGATGATTACTCTCCAAAATGGGAAATAGACTTCGAGCCGATAAATTTCCGAATTCAACCAGGTTTTATCAGTCAGAGTCTCAGTCTCACAGGACTATTGTACTGGCGGATTGACCTATGGACTAAAGATCCTTGGCATGACGTTCAAACCTTCTTTGCTGACAACCACAATTATCCTGGTGAAGGAATGCTGGTTTATCCTGGCAAACAAGTAGGTATAGAAGGAGTTGTTCCTTCTATGAGACTTAAGTGGCTGAGAGAAGGAGTAGAGGATTACGAATACATCGAGATACTCAAAAAACTCGCTCGCAGAGATTGGGCGCTGGCAGTTAGTCGAGGTGTCGCTCGTGACTGGAAAAATTGGACACGCGATCCGAAGGTACTCGAATCTGCTAGACACCGATTAGGAGAGGAAATCGAGAGGCTTTCATCTACTAGCAAATGATATGAACAACGCTACACCAAAAACTGTTTGGCACATTGGAGGAGAAGATGTGCGGCTTCGGATTCCTTTATTGCTGGCGCTCAGGGAGAGAGGTTTCCATGTGGGGGCGGTTGGATCTGAAGATGGAGTTGACTTTGCAGTCCATGACATACCATATTTTCGATATACGCTGAAACGGGAAATAAACCCAGTTGCAGATTTATATACTCGTTCCCAACTTTTTCATTTATTTACTAAATATCAACCAGATATTGTGCATGGCTTCGATACAAAGCCAGCTATAATCGCACCAGTTATAGCGAAGAAGGCTAAAGTACCGGGAATAGTACGTACTATTACTGGGATGGGTTATATCTTTTCTTCTAATTCTCCCTTAGCACTTGCACTTAGACCTATATATTGTCATCTACAAGGAAAAGCATCTGCTGCGGGAATTACAGTCTTTCAGAATCCTGACGATCGCCAATATTTTCACGAGCATGGGATGGTGCAAAATGGTTGCGATGATTTAGTTTTGGGTTCGGGCATAGATGTAGAAAAGTTCATCAATGACTGCCCCAAGCCCGAAGTGTTGGCAAATCTTCGTCAAGAATTAGGGCTGGAAGGGCAGTTGGTAGTGACTATGATTGCGCGTCTTGTTGTTGCTAAAGGGGTGAGGGAATATCTAGATGCTGCTAGCATGGTGCGCAGATTAGTGAAAAATGTCAAATTTTTATTGATTGGTTCCTTATCTTCAGAAGGGCGACAAGCAGTTTCAATCCAAGAAATTCAGCAAAAAGCTGATGATATTTGCTATCTTGGCTCTCGCAATGACATTGGGGCGCTACTGTCTTTAAGCGATATTTTTGTCTTGCCTAGTTATTACCGTGAAGGTGTGCCACGGGTTTTGTTAGAGGCTGGTGCAATGAAACTTCCCTTGATTACAACAAATATGCCTGGTTGCAAGGAGGTTGTGCGAGATGGTTGGAATGGTTTGTTGATTCCTGCTCGGAATGGAAAAATTTTAGCTACGGCAATTATGCAACTTCTTAAGTCGAAGGAGCAAAGAATTTTAATGGGTAATCGTAGCAGTTTACATATCAAAGAAAACTTCTGTCTCAAAAAGGTAGCAGATTCTTATACAAACATTTACTACCGTGCTTTAGGAGCAATGCATCTATAGCAAGCTTGTTGAAAAAATACAAAAATTAAATCAATTAATTTTAAAATTAAAATGTTTTATGAACACTGAAATTGAGGCTATTCGTCAGCGTTATGCTAGACGCGAACAAATTCCTAAATCATCTTTAGATGACCCATTAAATCCATTTAATTACATGAGTTATGAAGAAAAACGGCGAGCTTTCATTCACTGGATTAACAAGTCTGGTTTAGCACCTGTTCAAGATAAACGAGTATTAGAGATTGGTTGTGGTTTTGGAGATAATTTACTTCAATTTATATCTTTGGGTTTTCAGCCAGAAAACTTAGTAGGAAATGAACTTTTGGAAGAACGTGTTCTTAAAGCACGATGCTTACTTCCCACTGCAACTCAAGTTTTGCTTGGGGATGCCTTAGCTTTGGATTTAGAGAAAAATTCATTTGATGTTGTTTTACAAGCAACAGTATTTACTTCAATTTTAGATACAAAATTTCAAGAAAATTTAGCGAATCATATATGGTCGTTAGTTAAACCAGGAGGTGGAGTACTTTGGTATGACTTTATTTTCAATAATCCTAATAATTCAGATGTTCAAGGTATTTCAATTAAGCGAATTTACAAATTATTTCCTCAAAGTGAAATTAAGATATGGCGAATAACATTAGCACCTCCTCTTGGTCGGTTAGTTGTGAGAATGCATCCAAATTTTTACACTTTACTAAATCTAATGCCATGCTTACGTACTCATGTTTTGTGCTGGATTAAAAAGAGTTGATTCAAAAATATCAAGTAAATATAGAAATTTTTATAGAATATTATGGAAAAATTTTTACCTTTTGCATTACCAGAGATTGGAGAAGAGGAAATCGCTGAAGTCGTTGACTCTTTAAGATCCAATTGGTTAACAACAGGGCCTAAAACCAAACGTTTTGAACAGGATTTTGCAGAATTTATTGGCTATGGAGTTGAAGCGATCGCTGTTAATTCTGCCACTTCAGGATTACATTTGGCTCTAGAAGCACTGGGTATTGGTGATGGTGATGAAGTTATAACCACAGTCCATACA is part of the Chlorogloeopsis sp. ULAP01 genome and encodes:
- a CDS encoding glycosyltransferase translates to MKIIYVTTELSTGTGGGERMLYNILSKINLSRFSPVVVSLMDRGIWGDSIEALGIPVHTLGMKAGQPTLEATWQLIRTVRQHNPDLIQGWMYHGNFAAQLAGAFLFKKTPILWNIQCSLDSLTQLDNKMTATIVKSCAYLSRLTSKIVFVSQTSKVQHEALGYCQKKSYVIPNSCDTSLFKPLLEAKSSVRSELGLSENTLLIGLMGRYHPMKDHTNFLQAAAILLKEYSHTHFLLAGSGVNPENHTLQRLIEDLKIGDRIHLLGHRSDMPRLNAAVDIATSCSAFGEGWPLVVGEAMSCGVPCVVTNVSDSASIVGNTGRVVPPQNSEALAQAWKELIDIGSKGREALGKSARARIIEYFSLDSVVDQYEALYESVLSQNKLFEKFVVNLGR
- a CDS encoding class I SAM-dependent methyltransferase; protein product: MKSNLDIKVVEGFGDEWSRFDQSTLSQAEHLEMFYEYFDIFPWYTLPKDAVGFDVGCGSGRWAKLVAPRVGKLHCIDPSSAALDVAKKNLSKMSNCEFHLAGVDHLPLENNSADFGYALGVLHHTPDPASGIKICVSKLKQSAPFLLYLYYKFDNRPLWFYLLWQITEPVRFLISRSPYSLRYLLSQIIAIFIYFPLAQGALLLEKLGFNVDSFPLSAYRNRSFYVMRTDALDRFGTKLEKRFTKKEIQKMMEDAGLERISFRNSAPYWCAIGYKK
- the asnB gene encoding asparagine synthase (glutamine-hydrolyzing), producing the protein MCGITGFFNPSAQTSSEQMQVIVQAMSSTLVHRGPDDGGSWVDAEMGIALGHRRLAIVDLSPEGHQPMVSADDRYMIVFNGEIYNFLELRHELEQLGHRFRSHSDTEVMLASFSQWGLNGAIKRFNGMFAFALWDRQAQVLHLGRDRLGEKPLYYGWINQTLLFASELKALKAYPHFQAQINRDALTLFLRFSYIPAPYSIYEGIYKLPPGCVLTWNGIEPYSQPTSYWSVKETAHKGIAEPFIGSEQEAIAQLTALLQDAVKLRMVADVPLGAFLSGGIDSSTVIALMQAQSRQPVRTFSIGFNEDVYNEAQYAKEVARHLGTDHTELYVTPQEALAVIPKLPTLYDEPFSDSSGIPTFLVSQLAKQDVTVSLSGDGGDELFAGYNRYFWGRSIWQKIGWMPPKLRKDAVGVLTHISPLVKNSAFAGFSNLIPAKFKPLLLGDTLHKLSEILAVANPEMMYTHLVSHWKQPETLVRGGLELPTALSDRQCWANLPDFTQRMMYLDAVTYLPDDILVKVDRASMGVSLEGRIPLLDHRIVEFAWRLPLAMKIRNGQGKWLLRQVLYKYVPQNLIERPKMGFNIPIDSWLRGTLRDWAETLLDESRLRQEGFLNPQPIRQKWKEHLLGDRDWQYYLWDVLMFQAWLENN
- a CDS encoding glycoside hydrolase domain-containing protein, producing the protein MERIGREDKPGTTNSIELYAARGEYEPFQIIIQAPPGGLKNVNVTVSNLYGKNQQIIPQQNITLYREHYVHVRYSSPKWGGTKNPPLNPGWYADGLIPFLDPVTGKPPKKADLKAVPFQLVAKQNQPIWGDIFVPRNTQPGQYTGKFTVTSSQGKVEGKILLKVWNFELPLKPSLNSSFSFWEAGTKSANEELLKHKLMPEDVNTEDKHELVNKWGLVSTNLGFWSKANIKNCQMVPAPSVKQLQTTASRYQPGLLLYNYTADEIDNCPNLYTTIKQWARNLHSAGIANLITMKPVPELYDDGLGNGRSAVDIWVLLPRMYDEARERVLYVLNKGNQVWSYNALVQDDYSPKWEIDFEPINFRIQPGFISQSLSLTGLLYWRIDLWTKDPWHDVQTFFADNHNYPGEGMLVYPGKQVGIEGVVPSMRLKWLREGVEDYEYIEILKKLARRDWALAVSRGVARDWKNWTRDPKVLESARHRLGEEIERLSSTSK
- a CDS encoding glycosyltransferase family 4 protein; translated protein: MNNATPKTVWHIGGEDVRLRIPLLLALRERGFHVGAVGSEDGVDFAVHDIPYFRYTLKREINPVADLYTRSQLFHLFTKYQPDIVHGFDTKPAIIAPVIAKKAKVPGIVRTITGMGYIFSSNSPLALALRPIYCHLQGKASAAGITVFQNPDDRQYFHEHGMVQNGCDDLVLGSGIDVEKFINDCPKPEVLANLRQELGLEGQLVVTMIARLVVAKGVREYLDAASMVRRLVKNVKFLLIGSLSSEGRQAVSIQEIQQKADDICYLGSRNDIGALLSLSDIFVLPSYYREGVPRVLLEAGAMKLPLITTNMPGCKEVVRDGWNGLLIPARNGKILATAIMQLLKSKEQRILMGNRSSLHIKENFCLKKVADSYTNIYYRALGAMHL
- a CDS encoding methyltransferase domain-containing protein — its product is MNTEIEAIRQRYARREQIPKSSLDDPLNPFNYMSYEEKRRAFIHWINKSGLAPVQDKRVLEIGCGFGDNLLQFISLGFQPENLVGNELLEERVLKARCLLPTATQVLLGDALALDLEKNSFDVVLQATVFTSILDTKFQENLANHIWSLVKPGGGVLWYDFIFNNPNNSDVQGISIKRIYKLFPQSEIKIWRITLAPPLGRLVVRMHPNFYTLLNLMPCLRTHVLCWIKKS